The following coding sequences lie in one Sorex araneus isolate mSorAra2 chromosome 4, mSorAra2.pri, whole genome shotgun sequence genomic window:
- the ARG1 gene encoding arginase-1: MSSKTKSIGIVGAPFSKGQPRGGVEEGPAALRRGGLLEKLKDLECDVKDYGNLPFADVPNDTPFQIVKFPRSVGKANEQLAGVVADVKKNGRTSLVLGGDHSLAVGSICGHAKVHSDLCVIWVDAHTDINTPQTTSSGNLHGQPVSFLLKELKGKIPDVPGFSWVTPCITAKDIVYIGLRDVDPGEHYILKTLGIKFYSMTEVDRLGIGKVMEETLSYLLGRKKRPIHLSFDVDGLDPFFTPATGTPVPGGLTYREGLYITEEICKTGLLSGLDIMEVNPSLGKTPEEVTRTVNTAIAITLSCFGVAREGNHKPIDYLSPPK, encoded by the exons ATGAGTTCCAAAACAAAATCCATAGGAATCGTGGGAGCTCCTTTCTCAAAGGGACAA CCACGAGGAGGAGTGGAAGAAGGCCCAGCAGCATTGAGACGGGGTGGCCTGCTTGAGAAACTTAAAGATCtag AGTGTGATGTGAAAGATTATGGAAATCTACCCTTCGCTGATGTCCCTAATGATACTCCCTTTCAAATTGTGAAATTCCCAAGATCTGTGGGCAAAGCCAATGAGCAGTTGGCTGGTGTGGTGGCCGATGTCAAGAAGAATGGAAGGACCAGCCTGGTACTTGGAGGAGACCACAG TTTGGCGGTTGGAAGTATCTGTGGCCATGCCAAGGTCCACTCGGATCTCTGTGTAATTTGGGTGGATGCTCACACAGATATCAACACTCCACAGACGACATCAAGTGGGAACTTGCATGGACAACCTGTGTCTTTCCTCCTGAAGGAACTAAAGGGCAAG ATCCCCGATGTACCAGGATTCTCCTGGGTGACTCCCTGCATAACTGCCAAAGATATTGTGTATATTGGCCTGAGAGATGTGGACCCTGGGGAACA CTATATTTTGAAAACTCTTGGTATCAAATTCTATTCGATGACTGAAGTGGATAGACTGGGAATTGGCAAAGTGATGGAAGAAACACTCAGCTACCTACTGGGAAG aaagaaaagaccaaTTCATCTGAGCTTTGATGTCGATGGACTGGACCCATTTTTCACACCAGCGACTGGTACTCCAGTCCCGGGAGGTCTAACGTACAGAGAAGGTCTCTATATCACAGAAGAAATTTGCAAAACAG GACTGCTCTCAGGATTAGATATCATGGAAGTGAACCCATCTCTGGGAAAGACACCAGAAGAAGTAACTCGGACAGTGAATACGGCAATAGCAATAACCTTGTCCTGTTTTGGAGTGGCAAGGGAGGGTAACCATAAGCCTATAGACTACCTTAGTCCACCTAAGTAA